A window of Rhodospirillaceae bacterium contains these coding sequences:
- a CDS encoding DEAD/DEAH box helicase: MGTPFTEKNSIEGFLNLLYAPYTSIMGIGTHYASLIEKLCGNNQIISLLYHLPTGTKEKLPIGNLVDTEKHTIAATFIKIDRHILNRSYLKWPQKVLGHDNTGIAELVFFNVPADHVEQRLKIGQEYVVVGSVKKTPKHHYQIVNPSLINSLDYYQKLPQFEAVYPLTAGLSQRNLQKFIQSVLAHIPEIPEWIDPQFLLKKQWPSWKQALLQIHFPPYPEIIDPSSSVRQRLAYDEILANQLAMQLIRKHYRTGYKPPLLPKTSLRPLILKKWGFQMTSSQQKVVQEIEADLLSGKRLLRLLQGDVGSGKTIVGLMAMMMVVEAGYQSALLAPTEILAQQHYQKIAAILPPDGTCRVALITSSTANKQRQIILKELKEGKIHILIGTHSLLENEVQFKSLEFIVIDEQHRFGVHQRLILGSKGNQPNILVMTATPIPRTLALAIYGNIDVSILHEKPAGRLPIDTKAIRNERLPELVDRLKHMVKQGSKIFWVCPSIDETDSQLVAVKKRFEQLQKFLAPSLDCFMVN; encoded by the coding sequence ATGGGAACTCCTTTTACAGAAAAAAATTCTATTGAGGGTTTTTTAAACTTACTTTATGCCCCCTATACCTCCATTATGGGCATTGGCACCCACTATGCCAGCTTGATTGAAAAATTATGCGGCAATAATCAAATTATCTCTTTGCTTTATCATTTGCCCACAGGCACGAAAGAAAAACTTCCCATCGGGAATTTGGTTGATACTGAAAAGCATACCATTGCTGCAACTTTTATTAAAATTGATCGCCACATATTAAATCGTTCTTACCTTAAATGGCCCCAGAAAGTATTAGGCCATGATAATACGGGTATCGCTGAGCTGGTTTTTTTCAATGTTCCGGCTGACCACGTCGAACAAAGGCTTAAAATAGGCCAAGAATATGTCGTTGTAGGCAGCGTTAAGAAAACCCCCAAACATCATTATCAAATAGTTAACCCAAGTTTAATAAATTCTTTGGATTATTATCAAAAATTACCCCAATTTGAGGCTGTTTACCCATTAACGGCAGGCTTATCGCAAAGAAATTTACAAAAATTTATTCAATCGGTTTTGGCCCATATTCCAGAAATTCCTGAATGGATTGACCCTCAATTTCTTCTTAAAAAACAGTGGCCGAGTTGGAAACAAGCCTTGTTACAAATACATTTCCCCCCTTATCCGGAAATTATTGATCCAAGTTCTTCAGTGCGGCAACGTTTAGCTTACGATGAAATATTAGCGAATCAACTGGCCATGCAATTGATTCGTAAACATTATAGGACTGGCTATAAACCGCCCCTACTCCCCAAAACTTCTTTACGCCCCCTAATCCTTAAAAAATGGGGCTTCCAAATGACGAGTTCCCAACAGAAAGTCGTGCAAGAAATTGAGGCAGATTTATTATCCGGGAAACGTCTTTTAAGATTACTACAGGGCGATGTTGGCAGCGGAAAAACCATTGTCGGGTTAATGGCTATGATGATGGTTGTGGAGGCCGGTTATCAATCAGCCCTGTTAGCCCCCACAGAAATATTGGCCCAACAACATTATCAAAAAATCGCCGCTATCCTTCCCCCTGATGGAACATGCCGGGTAGCTTTAATCACCAGCAGTACTGCAAATAAGCAACGGCAAATTATATTAAAAGAATTGAAGGAAGGAAAAATTCATATACTGATTGGCACCCATTCATTATTAGAAAATGAGGTCCAGTTTAAAAGCCTTGAATTTATTGTCATCGACGAACAGCACCGCTTTGGGGTTCATCAACGCCTTATTTTAGGAAGCAAAGGCAACCAACCCAATATCTTGGTTATGACTGCCACACCCATCCCCCGTACTTTGGCATTGGCGATTTATGGAAACATTGATGTAAGCATCTTGCATGAAAAGCCTGCGGGACGTTTACCAATTGATACGAAAGCCATTAGAAATGAACGGCTGCCCGAATTAGTTGATCGGCTGAAACATATGGTTAAACAAGGATCAAAAATATTTTGGGTCTGCCCTTCAATTGATGAAACTGATAGCCAGCTAGTTGCGGTTAAGAAGCGTTTTGAACAATTACAAAAATTTTTGGCCCCCTCGTTGGATTGCTTCATGGTCAATTAA
- the pssA gene encoding CDP-diacylglycerol--serine O-phosphatidyltransferase, producing the protein MSKKKNNHIATQPLHKLIPNMITIMALCAGLTSIRFTLQGRWEDAVAAIFVAAILDGLDGRIARLLKATSRFGAELDSLSDFVSFGVAPAVLIYQASLFQLQAIGWAIVLIYTICCALRLARFNINSQLGYQPNSYDPRFFTGLPSPAAAVLALLPIIINFEIKKEFVVFPWGWGIWLMVVAILMISRFPTLSLKSFRIKQELISTYLLIGGMITALVATFPWLVIITLALAYLAFLPVGYHMYRRGQRAKENPFIKMPKSENHP; encoded by the coding sequence ATGTCTAAGAAAAAAAATAATCACATAGCAACCCAACCGCTTCATAAATTAATCCCCAATATGATTACTATCATGGCGCTTTGTGCGGGCTTAACGAGTATTCGTTTTACCTTGCAGGGTCGTTGGGAGGACGCTGTAGCGGCAATTTTTGTGGCCGCAATCCTTGATGGGTTGGACGGCAGGATAGCCCGCTTATTAAAGGCTACCAGCAGATTTGGGGCAGAGCTTGATTCGCTTTCTGATTTTGTGTCTTTCGGGGTTGCTCCGGCAGTTCTTATTTACCAAGCTAGCTTGTTCCAATTACAGGCGATTGGGTGGGCCATTGTTTTGATTTATACGATTTGTTGCGCCTTAAGATTAGCCCGGTTTAACATCAACAGCCAGCTAGGGTATCAGCCAAATTCCTATGACCCGAGATTTTTTACAGGATTGCCTTCGCCTGCTGCAGCCGTGTTAGCCCTTCTCCCAATTATTATCAATTTTGAAATTAAAAAAGAATTTGTTGTTTTCCCTTGGGGATGGGGGATATGGCTAATGGTAGTTGCTATTTTGATGATCAGTCGATTCCCTACTTTATCTTTGAAAAGTTTTCGAATTAAACAAGAATTAATTTCTACGTATCTGCTGATCGGGGGGATGATCACTGCATTAGTGGCAACTTTCCCCTGGCTCGTTATTATTACCTTAGCGCTAGCTTATTTAGCATTTCTTCCTGTGGGTTATCATATGTATCGTCGTGGCCAGAGAGCTAAAGAAAACCCTTTTATTAAAATGCCGAAATCGGAAAATCATCCTTGA
- the dksA gene encoding RNA polymerase-binding protein DksA, which produces MAKKLPPNYKPSEDEPFMNPNQLEYFRKKLLDWRISLVRETAETLNNLQAEPLDDSDLVDRAVHEADVARELRTRDRERKLIAKIDAALLRIEDGTYGYCEKTNEPIGIKRLEARPIATLTLEAQELHERLEKTKRDTD; this is translated from the coding sequence ATGGCTAAGAAATTACCGCCAAATTACAAACCATCCGAAGACGAACCGTTTATGAACCCCAACCAATTAGAATATTTTCGGAAAAAACTTTTAGATTGGCGCATCAGCCTGGTAAGAGAAACAGCGGAAACTTTAAATAATCTGCAAGCAGAGCCCTTAGATGACAGTGACTTGGTAGACCGTGCCGTTCATGAAGCGGATGTGGCAAGAGAATTAAGAACACGGGATCGGGAAAGAAAACTAATTGCCAAAATTGATGCGGCTTTGCTGCGCATTGAAGATGGAACCTACGGTTATTGTGAAAAAACGAATGAACCCATAGGAATTAAAAGGCTAGAAGCCAGGCCGATTGCTACCTTGACCTTGGAGGCTCAAGAACTCCATGAACGCCTGGAAAAAACCAAGCGAGACACTGATTAA
- a CDS encoding succinate dehydrogenase assembly factor 2, producing the protein MTIETIESASLSLYRKKLYFRSIHRGTKEMDKLLGEFATKYLLKFTFNQLSVYEQLLELSDDVLYRGFLDPEKFSTLVTEGIGEFLQEFQYSFKLS; encoded by the coding sequence TTGACAATAGAGACCATAGAATCAGCCAGTTTATCTTTATATAGAAAAAAACTATACTTCCGCAGCATTCATCGTGGCACTAAAGAAATGGATAAGTTGCTGGGTGAATTTGCCACAAAATACTTATTAAAATTTACCTTTAATCAATTATCCGTTTATGAACAATTGCTGGAATTGAGTGATGATGTTTTATATAGGGGTTTTCTGGATCCAGAAAAATTCTCCACTCTGGTTACCGAAGGGATCGGGGAATTCCTCCAAGAATTTCAATATTCATTTAAATTATCTTAA
- a CDS encoding phosphatidylserine decarboxylase, whose protein sequence is MIRYILPPIHPSGWVFIFLFFTLTVLSFLLWIPLGLGFLLLFVWCLYFFRDPRRIIDDNDREIVAPADGLVIGVSKILFPPKLLTQKPFEECIKISIFMSVFNVHVNRIPTTGEVIALKYHSGQFLNASFDKASDANERQAIWVKRNDGQDIVFVQVAGLVARRIVCRLKPGQKVIKGAKFGIIKFGSRLDIYLPLGVKIKILKGQTAVGGETVLAAVNE, encoded by the coding sequence TTGATACGTTATATATTACCGCCAATCCATCCAAGTGGCTGGGTTTTTATTTTTTTGTTTTTCACTTTAACAGTGTTGTCTTTTTTGCTCTGGATACCTTTAGGGCTTGGTTTTTTATTACTATTTGTTTGGTGTTTATATTTTTTTCGTGATCCCCGTCGAATTATCGATGATAATGACCGAGAAATAGTTGCCCCGGCTGACGGGTTGGTCATAGGGGTTTCCAAAATCTTATTCCCGCCAAAGCTTTTAACCCAAAAACCTTTTGAAGAATGCATAAAAATCAGCATCTTTATGAGCGTATTTAATGTCCATGTAAACCGGATTCCTACGACCGGCGAAGTTATCGCTTTAAAATATCATTCAGGACAATTTTTAAATGCTTCATTTGATAAAGCGAGTGATGCCAACGAACGTCAAGCTATTTGGGTTAAAAGGAATGACGGTCAAGATATTGTATTTGTGCAAGTGGCAGGATTGGTGGCACGACGTATTGTATGCCGCTTGAAGCCAGGACAAAAAGTGATTAAAGGGGCGAAATTTGGTATCATTAAATTCGGCAGCCGTTTAGATATTTATTTACCATTAGGGGTTAAAATCAAAATATTAAAAGGCCAAACAGCGGTTGGTGGTGAAACAGTGCTTGCTGCTGTTAATGAATAA
- a CDS encoding tetratricopeptide repeat protein, which translates to MALPQEWMNIAKQHRHAGRLEAAEVACRQGLEENRDNTQLLHLLSVILYETRKFPESLQAIDKAISINGGITSYHNNRAVLLYEMGQIGEAEASLRRAITLDSKNASAYNNLGNAQRFLGKLEEAVASFTQALQIQPNHVDALNNLAISLRELGKLDEAEEAWQRALLLSPQSVDIIYNLGVLQYSRQKVSEAENLFRQAIDNLPTYPPLYRGLINLLLLEKRWNEALVVLKQANSVLPPSRELSYMNRQVYGENVAKEFLHATLDDPLFDAYESAIRKAVTPRSTLIEIGDGLGLFSLMAARAGIQQAYIIESNELLASLNQQVVRANGLSQRVTVITEKSINITVGDQLSEAADVLVYSKFGPGLLQHGTIITLQHAKTHLLKPGARVIPAAAAVYAILVETPSLAKISPVNNLRGFDYSPFDLTRPTSFMSFDYLQDQYQTLTEVILALDFNFAKFIPLQGKKETALSVTNNGLCHGVVFWYDLYLDDQTAFSPANFAQQRYWKQMIQFFDQPIHVTKGDHIPLQACWDENRIYFELLRK; encoded by the coding sequence ATGGCTTTACCTCAAGAATGGATGAATATTGCCAAACAACATCGACATGCGGGTCGCTTGGAAGCAGCCGAGGTAGCTTGTAGGCAGGGGTTAGAAGAAAACAGGGATAATACCCAGCTCTTGCATTTGTTAAGCGTCATTTTATACGAAACCCGAAAATTTCCAGAATCCCTGCAAGCAATTGATAAAGCAATCTCAATCAACGGTGGTATCACTTCTTATCATAACAATCGGGCCGTGCTTCTTTATGAAATGGGGCAGATCGGGGAAGCTGAGGCTTCCTTGCGCCGGGCTATTACATTGGATTCCAAGAATGCCAGTGCTTACAATAATTTAGGGAATGCCCAGCGTTTTTTAGGAAAATTAGAAGAAGCAGTGGCAAGTTTTACGCAAGCTTTGCAGATTCAACCTAACCACGTGGATGCACTTAACAATTTAGCGATCAGCTTGCGGGAACTTGGAAAATTGGATGAAGCAGAAGAGGCCTGGCAAAGGGCTCTTCTGCTTTCCCCACAATCTGTTGATATTATTTATAATTTAGGTGTGTTACAATATTCAAGGCAAAAAGTCAGTGAAGCTGAAAACCTTTTCAGGCAGGCCATTGATAACTTACCCACATATCCCCCTCTTTATCGCGGCTTAATCAATTTATTGTTACTAGAAAAACGCTGGAATGAGGCTTTAGTTGTTTTGAAGCAAGCAAATTCTGTGCTACCCCCCAGCCGTGAACTTTCCTATATGAATAGGCAAGTTTATGGTGAAAATGTGGCCAAGGAATTTCTTCATGCAACTTTGGATGACCCTTTATTTGACGCTTATGAAAGTGCTATCCGTAAGGCTGTTACCCCTCGCTCCACTTTAATTGAAATTGGTGATGGGTTGGGGTTGTTTAGCTTAATGGCGGCTAGGGCTGGTATACAACAAGCCTATATTATCGAAAGCAATGAATTGCTGGCAAGCCTCAACCAACAAGTTGTGCGAGCCAATGGCCTGAGCCAGCGGGTAACGGTCATTACCGAAAAATCAATCAACATCACTGTGGGCGATCAACTTTCAGAAGCCGCGGATGTGTTGGTTTATAGCAAGTTTGGCCCAGGGTTGTTGCAGCATGGAACAATTATCACACTGCAGCATGCTAAAACCCATTTGCTGAAACCCGGGGCAAGGGTTATACCGGCCGCTGCTGCCGTATATGCTATATTAGTTGAAACACCCTCTCTGGCAAAAATCAGCCCTGTTAATAATTTACGTGGTTTTGATTATAGCCCGTTTGATTTGACGCGCCCCACCAGTTTTATGAGTTTTGATTATTTACAAGACCAGTATCAAACATTAACTGAGGTCATCTTAGCTTTAGACTTTAATTTTGCCAAGTTTATCCCCTTGCAGGGTAAGAAAGAAACAGCTTTATCGGTTACAAACAATGGTTTGTGTCATGGAGTAGTCTTTTGGTACGACCTTTATTTAGATGATCAAACCGCTTTTTCTCCCGCAAATTTTGCCCAGCAAAGATACTGGAAACAAATGATCCAGTTTTTTGATCAGCCCATTCATGTGACAAAAGGCGATCACATCCCACTACAAGCTTGTTGGGATGAAAATAGGATATATTTTGAATTGTTAAGAAAATAA